The following is a genomic window from Plectropomus leopardus isolate mb unplaced genomic scaffold, YSFRI_Pleo_2.0 unplaced_scaffold18702, whole genome shotgun sequence.
TCTTATCATGATCTGATTGGATGTTTGTTCTTTAAAGGCAACGACAGCCAGTGCCCCAGCTTCTCCTGTTCTTGTGAGCAAGCCTCGACCTCTCAGCATGGCCTTACCTAGCTCTAACTCGTCTCCGTTCGGCTCCCCTACGCTGTCCATCGATGCGCCAAAGAAGAGACGTGCACCCCAGCCCCCAATCCTTGTGTCACAGAGCTGCTCCTCGGACATCAGTACTCGTCGGAGGATCCAGTCTGAACCTGGTACCCAACTGGACAGAGACCAGGTGAGTGGACCAAAGCACTGACACCTTGGCATAGTCCTGATTTCTGTGTTTAGATGCATCTATTATATGACTTAATTAAATGTTGTTATGCACCATAGATGGCTGGTTTAAGTCGTGGGTCCTCAGCAGAGTCTTCACTGAAGAGAACCAAACGCAAAGCTCCTCCACCCCCAACGTCCCCTAGTGCTGTTGTCCAGGAAACAGCTTCTCTGGATGAAAATTTGCAAGGTTTgtcttgattttcatttttgagttttcatGAACAGTGGGGCTGTTCTTTTTATCTCACATTTAGAGTTTTTCATTGCAGCGTTGAGAATAAAATGTTGCCTGTTCTGTGATGCTTTGTCATGTGTACTTTGGCCTCAAATACAAAGACCGGCATTTTCAAACtttgaagttttgttttatgtgactCTTGTGCCTCCTAGTGGTCATTACTGAATAGTGGCTTCTTTCAAACACTTCCTGCATGATCATGGGAACTGCTATATGGCAGTCAGATCACAAAGATCATTTATTCTGCTTCTGCTTCATTTGTGATTTTGTGCatcatttcaggatttttgctGCATTAGTGCTGCTTGCATGTGCCTGTTCTGCCTTTTGattcatttgatatttttttttagctcttgaGCCTCGTCTGCCTGTTTTTAAAGTGCTTCACCTCGTATATTTACGCATATTAACATACTCAAGGCAGTCCTCTtatcattttttcttctctttttcaatGCATTGAATCACTTTACTGTTAGAAATCAAGCTGCTTATTCAATTACatgtaaaatgtctttgtaaaaatcaaaaccaaaaacaaatgtctgCTAAGGAGTCATTTTTCAACTTTCCAGATTACTGTAGGCTCTGAATTCCCTGGTATTTTTCCTTGGTCAAGTATAATATACTTGCTTTGAAAGTTTCCTTTGATTGTGTAGAGAATAATCCGACCCGCActgtttcactgttttgttCTAAGAGGGAAGCTCCACCCGTCCTGTGTACACAgcaatttaaagtaaaaacaaagaaaaatttcCTCAAAAAATTAACCTTGGTCTAATAGATAAACACAGACAATTTATTTTGGCTTATATTACTGAAGTAAGAGATGGGAGAAATATCATGATTTGGAGCTTGAGATGAGGTTGGATTTTTGTGGTCAGATGACACACATTTCAAAgcacattttctcactttctgtTGATGGCATCTAGTCATGCATTACTTGGCATTACTACTGCAGGAAGTCTGTGTAAAACGAGTGATTTGGATACATTTTGAGCAGGTTATTTccttattatataatattgcatcagagataagttttcaaatatttttaggaACTTTTTTACAAGTCTCTGTCTgtattatgtacatttttttaaatttttaacagTGATACATATTCAataggcttcttttttttttgacaaattcagtgttttcttctccctgaCGTTGGCCATTGTTCCAAAagctccttgttttttttattaactgtgtgttttctaaTGCAGGACGAAGATGTTTTTCAGAAAGCAAAGGCACTGTGAATACagcttgtgttcaggtcttctttaaaattaacatcttcaataataatctaaactttTTAGAAATAgcatttcatttagttttctgaacagaaataaatgaaatgctaagcctaatatatattttaaacaaacaagaaattaagAAGGCTGTACGGGAAACCCTGCAGTTCTGTagacaatccacagacctcaATGTCAACAGAAATTGTTAAAATCTACGTACAGCATTGGAAAACCCTGCTTTAGCACCACAAACAATGCTGACATCACTTGATCAAgtgttttctgcaaaaactgGTGTCCTATATATCCCACAAACATCTACAGCAacagcagttttatttcttgcctaaacTTCTATAAATAACGGCCTCCATGcccttgtgtctgtctttttcttgtttttgttactcCTTTGTTACCCAAAGTCCCCTCAGTAGCGGCATATCTCCCAGACCTCATTAACAGTAATCACATACTTTATCCGACTGCCGTCTACATGTATACACCACCATTTCCGTCCTCCCATTGCTCCTAATTTTTCAAACACTTAAGTTCACAGAGAAAGATCACTTCCTCTGCTGTTTCCCCAACAGCCCAGTGCTGCTCAGTAGATACAAAGATCAGACGCTGAGAACTGTGAGAAGCTGCAGTTTTGTTTAAGAAGCCTTGAAATTCCTTttgctctctgctcctctgtggtGCACTTCCTGTTGCTGCTAAATTAAGAACTAGACAAGGGAGGGTGAGATGTAAAAGATTATTAAGTTGAATTCATTCATCAGAGGAACCTTTTATATTGGGATGGGTGAATGATTGTACCTATGACATAAAAACTGTTGGATGCTTGGTTTGTAATGCATATGGTGGGGTAActaactaaaagaaaaatgaaatttgacTTCTTCATGATGTCATTTTCCAGGAGGTGCAGCTGCTAACACACTGGAGGAGATCATGGAGCAAGAGGAGAGTGCTGCCTCTGTAATGTCTGCAACTGCTAGTGAAACCCAGGGAGAGGACAGCAGCCTCAACATGTCTGTTGATGTCTCGGTGCACTCCCCGTCCCCAGATACTGAGATACTGAGCACAAAGTCAGAGGAGAGAAATGGGGAAGATCAGACATGTGATCTGTCCTCAGATGGCAAGTACGAACTCTAGTATGACTTTTGCAGCCTCAGCCATGTTTTAACATCTGCAATACTTTTAATTCTTTCTCTTTGCTCGACTTTACAGTCAACTGCAGAGTACGGTAATTGATGCTGCAACTCTGAGTGTTGTGAGGACGATGGATGACACAGGCTCATCTGAAACGGCAGATGCTGGTGGGTTTTTGATATGATTGATatctttatttcgaacatgtaaaaaacaacaagaacagCAGTTTAATACatatgaataacaaaaaaagaaaaaaaagacaataaatgcCAAAACCTAGTTAATTCTACCcctttaatatataattaaattatcATCAAAAACTCCCATATAGAATTCCAAGGCTTGTTATATACCGAA
Proteins encoded in this region:
- the LOC121965123 gene encoding cordon-bleu protein-like 1, which translates into the protein MVINYKKTQKTILRVNPRVPLAEHLPAICEKCEFDVESTVLLRDVQSLAPLDLSCSLNDYAIREIYARDTRGPPASPVSPASPTHAGTVTPGKDKNQKEKENKGLFSKFRKSKKKSDQATTASAPASPVLVSKPRPLSMALPSSNSSPFGSPTLSIDAPKKRRAPQPPILVSQSCSSDISTRRRIQSEPGTQLDRDQMAGLSRGSSAESSLKRTKRKAPPPPTSPSAVVQETASLDENLQGGAAANTLEEIMEQEESAASVMSATASETQGEDSSLNMSVDVSVHSPSPDTEILSTKSEERNGEDQTCDLSSDGNQLQSTVIDAATLSVVRTMDDTGSSETADA